In Desulfuromonas sp. KJ2020, a single window of DNA contains:
- a CDS encoding glycosyltransferase family 2 protein produces MMVEVLFYVFLFFGLYSYLIYPLVVFLLAEALGRPWRQGSDKPSISIIISVYNEEDVIRAKLENALALNYSADRVQIHVVSDGSTDNTHEIVSSFSDPRITLHAYDDRAGKTICLNRIVPQTEGDILLFTDANSMFPADLLQAVAANFTDPAIGLVTGWTRYRNAAGEEESAGLYARLERFTKESESRLDSCVGADGAVFALRRELYQPLQEGDINDFVIPLNVVAQQGRVVLDPLVYCYEQPSQGQGKEFKRQIRITNRTLWAIFRHRHFLDPQKYGWFAFFLFSHKVLRFLVPFFFLGTLVTALTLAGHSVFFGGMVVAQLLFVGFGLAALRWPAGGRFGQLSSFFLLTIAAQALGWGRFVRGKKDVMWTPQR; encoded by the coding sequence ATGATGGTGGAAGTACTCTTTTACGTTTTTCTGTTTTTCGGGCTGTACTCCTATCTGATCTATCCTCTTGTTGTATTTCTGCTGGCGGAGGCTCTGGGCCGTCCCTGGCGACAGGGCTCCGACAAGCCGTCAATCTCGATCATCATATCCGTTTACAACGAAGAGGACGTTATACGCGCCAAACTGGAAAATGCCCTCGCTCTCAACTATTCGGCAGATCGAGTGCAGATCCATGTTGTATCCGATGGCTCTACCGACAATACTCATGAGATTGTGTCCTCTTTTTCAGACCCTCGCATCACCCTGCATGCGTATGACGATCGGGCGGGCAAAACGATTTGCCTGAACCGGATCGTGCCGCAAACCGAGGGGGATATCCTTCTTTTTACCGACGCTAACTCCATGTTCCCCGCCGATCTGCTGCAAGCGGTTGCCGCCAATTTTACCGATCCCGCTATTGGCCTTGTTACCGGCTGGACCCGGTATCGCAATGCGGCTGGGGAAGAAGAGAGCGCTGGCCTGTATGCTCGTTTGGAACGATTCACCAAAGAATCGGAAAGCCGACTCGATTCCTGCGTGGGGGCGGATGGGGCCGTCTTTGCCTTGCGCCGTGAGCTGTACCAGCCCTTGCAGGAAGGGGACATCAATGATTTTGTCATCCCCCTCAACGTGGTCGCTCAACAGGGCCGGGTGGTGCTCGATCCTTTGGTCTACTGCTATGAACAGCCTTCACAAGGGCAGGGGAAAGAGTTCAAGCGGCAGATTCGCATTACCAATCGTACCCTGTGGGCGATATTTCGACATCGGCACTTTCTTGATCCCCAAAAATATGGCTGGTTTGCGTTCTTCCTCTTTTCGCATAAAGTGCTAAGGTTTCTGGTCCCTTTCTTTTTCCTTGGCACTTTGGTGACAGCTTTGACGCTCGCGGGCCACTCGGTTTTTTTCGGAGGCATGGTTGTGGCGCAGCTTCTTTTTGTCGGTTTTGGGCTGGCGGCCCTGCGTTGGCCTGCCGGAGGCCGCTTCGGGCAGCTCAGTTCTTTTTTCTTGCTGACCATTGCCGCACAGGCTCTCGGCTGGGGGCGTTTTGTGCGGGGCAAAAAAGATGTCATGTGGACCCCACAGCGGTAA
- a CDS encoding YdcF family protein: MKKFILISGLFLLTAAPIVLLPLLESYLTVTRPQNKTDALVLMAGSIWERLPPLVELYEQGVSDKILLTNDGVLGRYSKEHGRNLYHVEWAEQALLKRGVAAEAIVKLPYSASGTYYDASHAVDYARAEGMKSLVVVTSDYHTRRTLWSFNFHAKNESISIGVYPGPNHKGAAWNLHRLKVLLGEFVKLVYYQVRYGLTTF, from the coding sequence ATGAAGAAATTTATTTTGATTTCAGGCCTGTTTCTTTTGACGGCTGCACCGATTGTTTTGTTGCCCCTTCTCGAAAGCTACCTGACCGTGACGCGACCACAAAACAAGACGGATGCCCTCGTCCTGATGGCGGGAAGTATCTGGGAAAGGTTACCGCCGTTGGTCGAATTGTACGAACAGGGGGTATCCGATAAGATTTTGCTCACCAATGACGGTGTACTCGGTCGTTATTCAAAGGAACATGGGCGTAATCTTTACCATGTCGAATGGGCGGAACAGGCGCTTTTGAAGCGTGGCGTAGCTGCTGAAGCCATCGTCAAATTGCCCTACTCGGCCAGTGGAACATACTATGATGCCAGCCATGCTGTGGACTATGCGCGGGCAGAGGGGATGAAATCTCTGGTCGTGGTGACCTCGGACTACCACACGCGCCGGACGTTGTGGTCTTTTAACTTCCATGCAAAAAATGAAAGTATATCCATAGGGGTCTATCCGGGCCCCAACCATAAGGGAGCTGCTTGGAATTTACACCGGCTGAAAGTTCTGCTGGGTGAGTTTGTTAAGTTGGTCTATTATCAGGTTCGCTATGGCCTGACTACGTTTTGA